In a genomic window of Wyeomyia smithii strain HCP4-BCI-WySm-NY-G18 chromosome 1, ASM2978416v1, whole genome shotgun sequence:
- the LOC129734095 gene encoding uncharacterized protein LOC129734095 translates to MDTGYARSDIYNILTLLDNDQSIERKPGSGRPTTPSDKKLQRMLKRKTEGKVAKSLRALGREVGACAKTVKSKREHGHTCQEAAVLSTGLGAAGNDAATAVEQDGQVDFPGESRRGSGDGRLDLSHPGWQRLAGLFVFYLPHEGSWP, encoded by the exons atGGACACTGGGTATGCCCGTTCtgacatctacaacatcttgacactattggacaacgatcagagcatcgaaaggaaGCCCGgctccggacggccaacgaccccgagcgacaagaagcttcaaaggatgctgaagaggaaaaccgagggaaaagtggctaaatcactgcgtgcacttggccgggaggttggtgcatgcgctaaaacagtgaaaagtaaaagagaacatggacatacatgtcaggaagcggcagtcctgtccactggtctcggagctgcaggcaatgacgcagcgacagcggttgaacaAGATGGTCAAGtagattttcccggcgaatcgcgacgtggcagtggtgatggacgactagacctatctcaccctggatggcaacgactagcagggctcttcgtattttacctcccccacgaaggaa gctggccgtga